The Bacteroidota bacterium genome contains the following window.
AAACTTCTGGATGGATACTTCGGTACAAGGCATAGGCACAGAACATCCCGCTGAAGAACAGGATTTCTGTGACTAGGAATAGCCACATACCCAGCTTGCCAGAGTCATACTGCTGCTCGGGGTCATCAAAGTGGTGTGCCAAGAAAGGCGGGTGATCATGATCGTCATGACCGTGTCCATCACCATGTACCGCTGCTTCTGACATTTTCTTTTTCTCGTATCGTTTGGGACCGCGACGGGCCTATGGACTAGCTTTGGGCTGGTTCAGGTTCAGACTGAGGGACTTCCGGTGCTTCAGGATGAACATACTCCCAGCCCCGATCACCATCGCGATAAACCAATGGTTTGTAGTTGTAAGGGTCGTTGACCGTTGGGGGTTCCAAGAAGTTGTAGTATGGCGGT
Protein-coding sequences here:
- a CDS encoding cytochrome c oxidase subunit 3 family protein — translated: MSEAAVHGDGHGHDDHDHPPFLAHHFDDPEQQYDSGKLGMWLFLVTEILFFSGMFCAYALYRSIHPEV